The DNA region GAAGTGACCGACGTAATCACGAATTTTCGCAAATACGCAAAATCCTGCAGTTAATTTCTTCGATAAACGGAATCTGTATTCTCTTTTTTAGCGCGGGATCGGAAGAAATTACCTAATGCGGAAACCCTGAGATGCCTAAAATCATTCCCTAGTTGCCGAGTTTTGGGTTGAGAAATCAGGCTCTATCTCTCGTCTTCCATAGTGCGGCACGCAGGATATCCCCGCTCAGACACTCAACGTCGCTTGGATCGACGTGACGAAAGCTCATGCAGGATTCTTCAAGGCAAGGAATGCCTTGGTCCAGATGACGTGGATTTACGTATTTTAGGGGAGGCTATCCCTCCCCATCCTTCGCAAAAATGTGAAGGATGGGCCACCAGGGATTTGTGGGCTTAAAGAGGAAAAACGGTCGAATCAGCGTGCAGAATCGAGATAAATCAGGCCTGAGTGGGAGCTGGTTCAGCAGGTTCTGCCGACGCGGGAAACGCAGGTACCGGTTTCTTTGCCGGAACGACTTCAGCCTTCTTTGAAGGCGCAAGAATGGCATGGAGGGTCGTGCCTTCCATGCGCGGCATGAATTCGACCAGTCCGGCGTCTCCTATATCTAGGATGAGGCGGTTAATGATCTTGTAACCGAGGTCGCGGTGCGCCATCTGGCGACCTTTGAAACGGAGCGATGCCTTGACCTTGTCGCCATCGCCGAGGAAGCGGACGGCCTGGTTTTTCTTGGTCTGGTAATCGTGTTCGTCTACCGTGACCGAGAACTTGACCTCTTTAATGACAATGATCTTTTGCTTCTTGCGGGCGGCGCGGTCGCTCTTGTCTTTCTCGTAGAGGAACTTGCCGTAGTCCTGGATTTTACAGACGGGGGGAACGGCGTTGGGGGATATCTCTACGAGATCCAGCGCGCGTTCGCGGGCCATTTTAAGGGCTTCGAAGGGAGCCATGACGCCGAGTTGTTCGCCGTTCTCGTCGATGACGCGAATTTCGCGGGCGCGGATACGTTCATTGGTGCGGATGAAAGACTTGGCGGAACGTTTATCAATTGGGGGAATAGGTCGCCTCCACAGCGTGCATTGCGGCTCGCTATGCGTTTGTATAGGGTTAGGCGCATCCTTAAGGTTAAAGGTTGCGCTGCAACGTAAAGTATAGCACTTTCGATGCCACGGTCGGCATGGAGCGCCACGGGGCTCCAGCGGCTTTCATAACCGAGTTTGCTTTGGAGATGCGATAACGGATACTGTGTGTATGCTCCCAATGGTGAGAGGAAACGAATGAAACGTCGAATACTGCTTGTAGATGATGAAGTTGCTGTGCTGTTGACTTTGAAGGCTGTGCTGGAGATTAGCGGATTCGAAGTGGATACCGCCGCTTCAGCGAAAGAAGGCAAGTCGAAGCTGCATACGCATGAGTATCACATGGTGATTACAGACATGCGTATGGAGAAGGAGGCATCAGGCCTGGAAGTGATCAAGGCAGCGCGGGCGGCATCGTACCGGCCGGCAGTGGCACTGCTAACGGCGTTTCCGACGGCGGACGAGGACTGGCAGGAGATGGGCGCAGACAAGATGCTGGTCAAGCCAATGCACACGCGCGTCCTGCTTGAACAGCTTGAAAAGCTCTTGGCTTCACATGAAAACAAACTGGCGAATGGGGCGGGATCAAAGAAGGACCCTGCGCCGAAGACGCCGAGCAAGAAAGCTCCGGCAAAGACAGCTCTGGCAAAGAAGACCCCAGGCATCAAGGCTCCGGCAAAGAAGGCGGCAGCAAAGAAGACACCTGCTAAAGCTTCTACCAAGAAGACAGCGAAGAAGGTTTCGGCTCGAAATAAATAATTAGCTGGGGCTATGAGTCTTGATGTAGTTGCGAAGGGCACCGTTGAGATCGAGAGCCTTCTGAACGCCGCCGTCTAACATCCGCAGCCAGTCGGAGGCGGGCTCCTTCATCTCGGTGGTGCTGAGGAGATAGCTCGTCTGCACGATGATCTCGAGGGCATTGCTGAGGTCGTGGGCGAGCTTGCGTATCTCGATGGCCAGGTCTTCGGGAATCTGAGGAGTGCTGCCGCCGTTCTGAGAGAGTAAGGGATTTTGTTCGGTCATAGGTAAATGTTCCTGCGTCACAGGTAATGAGATGCCAGATCGAGGAATAGGTCTCTTACGCTGTAGTGGAATTGACAGCGGCCCGCACGTTTGCGAGACTGAATGCTCGGGGTTTAGTGGTTTTCGGCTCTGGCTGGAACGCTTACACCGTGCCGTAGTGGCGGAATTGGCAGACGCGCATGGTTCAGGTCCATGTACTCGCAAGGGTGTGGGGGTTCGAGTCCCCCCTTCGGCACCAAAGATCTATGAAAATGAGCACCTTTCGAGGTGCTCATTTTGTTTGTGGCACTCTGCCTCTGACCCCATGGAGTCGGCGGTCATTTATCCTGAATCTCGACTATGAACGAAGCCATCCCACAACTCCTGACCTACGATGAAGCCTCGCTTGATCGCGCCTTTGCCGCCGTCGCCGAGGAGGTCCGCGGCGGGACCTCGTCCCTTGAGACCTCGGAAGCACAGGAAGCCTTTCGGCTGCATTGGCTGGGTCGGAAGCAGGGACGCCTGAAACTTATCAGCGAGGCATGGCTGAAGTCAGCTCCCGCAGAAGCGCGCAAGCCATTGGGTATCCGGTTCAACCAGCTTAAGCAGGAGATCGAAGCGGCACTGCAGGCTCCCGTGGCTGCGGCTGGTGCGGCTGTGGTGCGGGGAATCGATATCACCCTGCCGGGAACGGTTCGGCAGCCGGGAATCGCCCATCCCCTGCTCGAAACGATGCAGGAGATCGTTCGGGTATTTCACCATCTTGGGTACTCAACGAATCTTGGGCCGCAGGTGGAGACCGACTTCTATAACTTCGAGGCGCTGAACTTTCCTCAGAACCACCCAGCGCGGGATACGCAGGACACCTTGCAGATCGCCGATCAAGGCGCGAAGCCCAGCCGCGACCGACTGCTGATGCGGACGCATACCTCCCCTGTCCAGATCAGGACGATGGTCGCCCAGGCTCCGCCGATTCGCATCGTCATTCCCGGCAAGGTGCATCGCAACGACGCCGCGGACGCCACGCACTCGCCTATTTTCCACCAGGTGGAGGGGCTTTGTGTGGATACGAACATTACCTTCTCCGACCTGAAGGGTACGCTCGACCATGCGATGAAGGCGCTGTTCGGGTCAGGGGTCAAGACCCGCTTCTTTCCCAGCTTCTTCCCTTTCACCGAGCCCTCGGCGGACGTGCAGATCTCGTGCATCTTCTGCGGCGGCAAGGGCTGCCGGAAGTGCAAGCACTCAGGCTGGATCGAGCTGCTGGGCTGTGGGATGGTAGACCCTGCTGTCTTTGCCAGCGTGACCGAAGAGCGCCGCAAGCTGGGGCTCGATGACGATGCTTATAATCCTGACCGGATTACAGGTTTCGCCTTCGGCATGGGTGTCGAGCGCATTGCAATGATTCAGCATGGCATTTCGGATATTGGACAGTTCTACTCCGGCGATATGCGGTTTCTGGAGCAGTTTGCCTAAAAAACAGACGGAGGCCGGAACAGTTTCTATGGACTGGCAGCCACAGTTTCTAGCGAACTCCGAGAACATCGCATTTTGCATGCAACGCTAATTGGTGAGCCGTTCCGCCCAGATAGCGACTGATTCCTCCTGGGTCGCGGCGAAGGCCGACTACCAGAAGCTCAGGCAGCAACCGGCCTACGCCCTGAAGCAGGGCATCGATCTCGTTTCCTTCAATCATCTCGGAATGCAGGCTGACACCGGCCTTCTCTGCCGTGGCCCTGGCTTTGTTGTGCAGGTCGTCATAAAACGCACGCTTCTGATTTTTCAACAACAGTGGAACCTCGGGAGCGATTGCCGACACGTAGCTCATGTAAGCGGGCTGGTTCTCGATGACGGTAATCAGGTAGAGTTCCCCTCCAACAAGCTTGGCCAAACCGAGCGCCGAACGAAAGGCGCGTTCCGCTTCCGGTGATTCATCGTATGCAACTGCAATTTTCTTGAACATCGAATCCCTCCACTGCTTGCGAGCTACGGACTCGGGATGCTTCCGACTTCGAGGCCGACGTTTTAAATGCTAGGAGTGCCTTTTCTTTGAAATCCCAAGAAAGCCAAAGAGCAGATGAAGCACCGCCAGCGCGAGCGCACCCCAAAATGCTGCCCCGAAGGTGGTTACGGCGAAGCCCGGTACAAACTGGCTGGAGAACCAGAGAATCACTGCATTGATGACCAGGAAGAAGACGCCGAAGGTAAGAATGCCCAGCGGCAGCGTGATGATCTTGAGGAAGAGGCCCAGCGTCGCATTGAAGAGGCCGATGATGATGACCGCAATCAGCGCGGAGATGAGGCTGCTGACGTGGAAGCCCTCTACGAAATGCGACACGATCAGCAGAGCCAGGGCATTTAGGATCCAGTGCAAAAGCAATCGGAGCATCGTTGGTTCCCTTTTTAGCCTTCGTTAAATTTTTGATTGCAGCCAGCACTTCTGACAACAGAGCATACCCGACCTCCGCCTGGACTGCTCGCATTTTGGTGAGTCGTGCAGACTTTTGGGGTTGTCTAAACTAAAGACTCGACATTCCTTGAGGAGGCTGCGCCCGTGGGAAAGCAGTTTGACCGGATTGAACCGCATCATCGCGAGTTCATTGAGCGGCAGCGGATCTTCTTTAATGCTTCCGCCGCCGCAGACGGACATGTAAATGTTTCGCCGCGTGATGTCGCGGCTCTGCGCGTGATTGATGCCAATACGGTCGCGTATGTCGATCGCACCGGCAGCGGTAATGAGACTGCGGCGCATCTGCTGGCCGATGGACGGCTGACTCTGATGTTCTGCGCGTTTGAAGGACCGCCCCTGATTCTTCGTCTGTATGGTCGGGGTCGAATTGTGCCGCGCCTCAGCGCGGAGTATGCGGCACTGCTGGCAGCGCACTTTGATAACACCGCGCCGCCGGGGGTGCGCCAGATGGTGATGCTCGAAGTGGGCTTGGTGCAGACCTCCTGTGGCATGAATGTTCCCTTTTTCGACTTTGCGGGCGAACGCGATCAGCTTACCCGCTGGGCCGAAGCGAAGGGCGAAAAGGGTCTGGAGGAGTACTGGCACCTGAAAAATGAACGCAGTATCGACGGGTTTCCGACGGGGATGCTTGAGAAGACCCGTTCCTGAATTCATCCACTTAATCAAACATTATCGATATTACTAAAATTTTATAAACTCGCTAACTTTGCTATAAATACAACATGGACTCTATTCGCAACCCCTATGCCCCGGGCGCAGGTACGCAACCTCCCGAGCTCGCAGGACGGGACAGCGTGCGGAAGCAGGTTCATGTCGCCATTGCCCGGCTCCGGATTGGGCGGCCAGCTAAAAGCGTTTTGATGGTGGGACTGCGCGGGGTGGGAAAGACCGTACTTCTGGACAAAATGCGCGCCGATGCCGAGGCTGAGGGTGTCTTTACGGTACGGGCTGAGACACCGGAGAACCGCTCACTTCCCGCGTTGCTTGCCCCTCAATTGCGCTTGGCTTTGCTACGCCTGAGCAAGGTGGAAAATGCCAAAGACCTTGCTCTATATGGCCTTCGTGCTCTCGCCGGATTCGTCAAGGCGTTCAAGCTGAAATACAACGATATCGAGGTAGGTCTTGATCTCGATCCTGAAGTTGGACTAGCTGATAATGGGGATCTTGAAGGAGATCTGGCCACATTGTTTGAGCAGGTGGGACGCGCAGCCAGGAGCGCCGGTACTGACGTAGTACTTTTTATCGATGAGATTCAGTACATCGAAGAAGCTCAGTTCGCTGCTCTTATCTCGGCGCTTCATCGCTGTGCCCAGGCGAATCTGCCGCTCACGATGGTCGGTGCAGGGTTACCGCAACTGCGCGGTCTCGCTGGAAATGCTAAATCGTATGCCGAGCGTCTCTTTGATTTTCCGATGATCGGTCCCCTCGCTCCGTCTGAAGCTCAACTGGCAATTCTGAAACCGGCCCACGATGAGGGCGTTGATTTCACACCTGACGCAGTTGGCAGCATTCTCGACCGCACCCATGGATATCCATACTTTCTTCAGGAATGGGGAAAACACTCCTGGGATGTCGCACGGCAGAGCCCCATCACCCTTACTGACGTAGATGAGGCTTCCAGTCAGGCAGTCGCGGCGCTCGATGAGAGTTTTTTCAGGGTAAGATTCGATCGCTTGACTCCGACAGAGAAGAAATATCTTCGCGCCATGGCGGAATTAGGACCGGGACCTCATCGTTCAGGAGACATTGCTACAACTCTCGGTAAAGCTGTGAACAGCCTTGCACCCCTTCGTCAAAGCCTTATCCTGAAAGGGATGCTGTGGAGCCCGAACCACGGGGATACCGCTTTTACTGTGCCATTGTTCGATGAGTTCATGAAGCGCATCATGCCCGGACCAAACTGGAAGACCGATTGATTCTGAAAGGAATCGGCGCGGATTAACGGAAGGAATTGAATAACCCCCTCTACCCATGAAGATTCTTACAAGCTGGCTCCGCTCTTACCTGCCGCAACTTACTGTCTCCGACCGCCAATTGGCGGATGACCTCACCCTGCGCGGCATCGCCGTCGAAGGCGTGCATGACCTTGGCGAAGGCAATGGCCATCTGTTCGAGATGGACATCACCACCAACCGCGTCGATGCAATGAACCACTACGGCATAGCGCGAGAGGCGGCGACGATCTATAACCTGCCGCTGGCTCCGCTCGATGTGGCGCTGCCTGCTTCGACGGAAGGCGCGAAGTCTTTTCCCGTTCGAATTGAGGCATCTGATCTCTGCGGTCGATTTACGGCGCGGGTGCTGCGCGGAGTAACCGTTGCTCCAAGTTCGGGGCGCATTGCAGAATACTTCAGCCTGCTCGGGCAGAAGCAGATCTCTAATGCAGTCGACGTAAGCAACTTCGTGTTGATGGGAATGGGGCATCCCACGCATGCCTTCGATTTGGACAAAATTGAGGGCGGCATCGTAGTCCGGCTGGCACGCAAAGGCGAGAAGTTGCGCCTGCTCGACGGGACGGAGCGGACCCTGGAGGCCGACGATCTGGTGGTCGCCGACGAGAAGAAGGCGCTGGCGCTCGCAGGCGTGATGGGCGGCTGGGACTCCATGATTACGGCGGAGACAAAGAACATTCTGGTGGAGGCGGCGTGGTTCGATCCAGCGAGCATTCGGCGAAGTTCGCGGCGGCACATGCTGCATACGGACGCTTCGCACCGGTTCGAGCGAGGGGCTGACTTCAATGCCGCTCCTGTAGCCAATGCACTGGTCTCGCGGCTGATCCTGGAGTCTGGCGGACAGGTTGAGGGCGAGTTGGTCGATGTGGTGGTTCCCGCAGCCGCTCTGAAGACTACCGAGCGAGCGCCGATTGCCCTTTCGGTGAAGCAGGTGCAGCGGCATTTGGGAACGACAATCGCCGCTGAGGGGATTACAAAGGAGATTGTTACGCAGTACCTTGCGTCGCTGGGGTGCGAGTTGACGCCTCAATCAGAAGACACTTTTGCGACGAAGCTGCCGAGTTGGCGACTCGATCTGGAGCGCGAAATTGACCTGATTGAAGAGGTGGCGCGCGTCTATGGCTATAACCGTTTTGCCAATACGCTGCCGACACCGGGCGTGGTGATTGCACACCCTCTGGCTGCTGCCGAGAACGCTGTGCGCACGCGGCTGCTGTCGCTCGGATTCAGCGAATCGATATCGAGCACCTTTGCCTCGCAGGCGGACAGCAACTTGTTCAGCGCGGTGGGTAAGAAGACGGTAGCGATGGAGAATCCTCTCTCAGAGGAGGCAGCGCTGCTGCGGCCTTCGCTCCTGCCGGGCATGCTGACTATGCTGACGCATAATCTGAATCGCGATGTGCAGACGGTCCGGCTATTTGAGCAGGGTGCGATCTTTGCGGGCGGGACGGATGAGGTCGCGGAGTCCGCGTCGCTCTCTCTTGGATTGACAGGCACGGTAGCGGCAAGCTCGCTGCATGCGGCGCAGGATGCGCCGGTGTTTGAACTGAAGGGCGTGATCGAGTCGCTGCTGTCGCTGTTCACGCACGGCGAAGTTACTTTTACGATGGAGACTCCGGCCTGGTTGCAGGCGGGGCGCAGTGCAACCGCGCTATTGGATGGCCAACCGGTCGCCCAATTTGGCGAACTCTCCGCTTCAGAAACAGCTCGGCGCAAGTTGCGGCAACCCGTTTATCTCGCCCAGATCGATCTGGCGAGTCTGTACTCGCTTCCTCTGCGCAAGGTGACGGCGCACGAGCTTTCGCGCTTCCAGGCCGTCGAGCGTGACTTTTCGTTTACTTTTCCCGACGCGATGCAGTGGGAGACGATTGCCGCCGCGATCCACGGACTGGCGATTCCGGAGTTGCAGCGGCTTTCGCCGACCGAGATCTTCCGCGATGCCAAGGGCAAATCGGTCCCTCCAGGCTATTACGCCCTTCTGCTGAAGTGCGTCTTTCAATCGAATGAGAGGACACTGCGAGAGGATGAGCTGACGACGTGGTGGGCGGAAATTATTGCGACGCTCACCAAGCTTGGCGGAACGATTCGCGCTCCGGGACTGTAGCGCTGAAGCTGGACTGTTTAGGACCGGAGTGCGGCGTAGACAGCATCAACCGGCTTCACAGCGGTATGTTGCCATGTTTTTTGGCCGGATTCTTCTCGCGCTTCGTCGCCAGCATATCGAGAGCGGAGTTCAAGCGCCGCCGCGTCTCGCTGGGGCGAATGACGGCATCGATATATCCCCGTTCCGCAGCAACGTAGGGATTGGCAAACCGTTCACGAAACTCCTCCACTTTTTCCTTTCGCGCCTCGGTCAGAACTTCCAGCTTCTGCTCTTCACTCAGCGAGACTCCTTGCGGCATAATGGCCTCGGCACGGCGAACGACGGCGTCCAGTTCGCGTTTGTAGACGATATTCACCGCGCCCTCCGGCCCCATCACTGCAATCTCCGCCGTTGGCCATGCCAGGTTCAGGTCGGTGCGCAGATGCTTCGAACTCATCACGCAATAGGCGCCCCCATAGGCCTTTCGCGTAATCACGGTCAGCTTTGGCACCGTCGCCTCGGCAAAGGCGTACAGCAACTTCGCTCCGTGGCGGATGATGCCGCCATGCTCCTGCTGGATTCCGGGCATGAAACCGGGCACATCTTCAAACGTAATGAGCGGAATGTTGAAGGCATCGCAGAACCGCACGAAGCGTGCTCCCTTCACGCTTGCGTTGATGTCGAGCACACCCGCGAGAAACGCGGGTTGATTGGCGACAATGCCTACCGGCCGCCCAGCCATACGCGCAAAACCAACGACGATATTCCGCGCAAAGTACTCCTGCACCTGAAAGAAATAGCCGTCATCGACAACGCGCGAAATGACATCGACCATGTCATAAGGCTGGTTGCTCTCCTCCGGAATGATGCTATCGAGCGCAGCATCGGCGCGCGCAGGATCGTCCTGCGTGGCCTTGCGCGGAGGGTCGTCGAGATTATTCGACGGCAGAAAGCTGAGCAGTTCGCGGACCATCGCGAGACATTCCTGATCGTCGTGCGCCATAAAATGCGCCACGCCCGAGATCTCGTTGTGGGTCAACGCGCCGCCCAGCGCATCCTTGGTCACGTCCTCATGGGTCACCGTCTTGATGACATCCGGCCCGGTGACGAACATGTAGCTGGTCTTCTCCGTCATCAGCGTGAAGTCCGTGATCGCAGGAGAATACACCGCGCCGCCCGCGCACGGCCCCATGATCGCCGAGATCTGCGGCACAACGCCGCTGGCCAGCGTATTGCGCAAAAAGATGTCCGTGTAACCCGCCAGCGACACAACCCCCTCCTGAATGCGCGCGCCGCCGGAGTCGTTCAACCCCACAATCGGCGCGCCTACTCGCATCGCCATATCCATGATCTTCACAATCTTCGCGGCATTCGCCTCTGAAAGCGACCCGCCAAAGACGGTGAAGTCCTGCGCAAAGACAAACACCACCCGCCCCTGTACCCGCCCATAGCCCGTGATGAAGCCATCTCCGGGAACGCGCTGGGCATCCATGCCAAAATCCGTCGCGCGGTGCGTAACAAACTTGTCGGTCTCTTCGAATGTGCCTTCATCTAACAAAAATTCGACCCGCTCCCGCGCCGACAGCTTCCCCGCCCTGCGTTCTTTTTCACGCCGCTCCGGACCTCCCCCCTCTTCGGCGATGGCGTGGCGCACCGCCAGCTCTGCAAGTTTGGAATGGTGCGCGGTGGGCTTCGCGTGCGACGCGACGGATTGTTCGGAGGCGGCCATAGGCTGCGATTTTAGCAGCGCGGGATAGACGGCGTCAGCGCCGCCCATGCCTGTCGCCAATCCATGAACGCTGATGTTTGGGTATAGTGGGCGCATCCACCAATGGAGGCGAGACGGCATGTTGAAGTGTGCGTGGCAGGGAGTGGGTGTGGTGATGCTGGCTGCTCTGATGCAGCCGATGGGTGTGACGCAGCAGAAACCCTTGGCTCCGACGCCGCCGATGGGATGGAATAGCTGGGACTCGTATGGGTTAGCTGTCACCGAGGCTCAGTTTCGCGCGAATGTCGACGCTCTGACCAAGCGCCTGAAGAGCGCGGGTTATCAATACGCCGTGGTGGATGAGGGATGGTATCTGGCCAATCCTGAAGACGCGAGCAAGCCGGAGACGCTGCAGTATCGCATCGATGCGAATGGACGGTATGAGCCTGCGCTGAACAGGTTTGCGACAGCGAAGGGCGATGCAGGGTTCAAGCCTGTGGCCGATTATGTGCACGCTCAAGGACTGAAGTTCGGTATCCACATTATTCGTGGGATCACTAAAAAGGCGGCGGCCGCGAACCTGTCGATTGCGGGCAGCGCGTTTCATGCCGTCGATGCAGCGGATACGACGGACAAGTGCCCGTGGAACCCCGACAACTTTGGCGTAAAGGACAATGCAGCTGGGCAGGCGTGGTACGACTCCCTGATGAAGCAATATGCGGGCTGGGGCGTTGACTACATCAAGGTGGATTGCATTGCGTCGCACCCGTATAAGGGCGATGAGATTCGTATGATCCATCGGGCGATTGCAAAGACGGGCCGGCCGATTGTGCTGAGCCTTTCGCCGGGGCCCGCGCCGCTGGCGGAAGCGGCGGAGTTGGGGGAGAACGCGCAGTTGTGGCGCATATCGAACGATGTCTGGGACCACTGGGAGAAGAACAAGGAGTGGTCGCAAAATGTGAAGGACCAGTTCGCCGTGATTGCAGGCTGGGCAAAGTACGTGAAGCCCGGCAACTGGCCCGATGCGGACATGCTGCCGCTAGGCAAGCTGAGCCCCGTGCCGGGCGATGGCAAGCCGCGGGCAACCCGACTAACGCAGGATGAGCAGAGGACCATGGTGACGTTGTGGTCGATTGCCCGGTCGCCGTTATTCTTTGGAGGCAACCTGACTGAACTCGATGACTGGACGGCAGCGCTGGTGACGAACCCGACGGTCGTGGCGATGGATCAGCACGGAGAGCATCAGCGGCTCGCAGGGCAGGACGGACAGGTGATTGCCTGGACGACGAAGGTTGGCGGCAACGAGTACCTCGCGCTGTTCAATGTGGGAGACTCAGCCGCGACGGTGAAGTCCGCGTTTGCGAAATATGGATTGGCAGGCGGCAAGTATTCGGCGAAAGATGTTTGGGGAAAGAAAGATCTGGGCAGCGTGGCCGAAGTGTCTGCGACCGTAGCTCCGCATGGGGTCTTGCTGCTGGAGCTACGGCGGTAGATCGTTTTCCGGTTAGCGGAGCGGGGAGAACGCCAGCGGACGCAGGATGACGTTGCTGATATTTGCGACGATCTCGGAGTCCTTGAGTTCGGGGTTAGCGCTGAGCGTCTTCCACGCAGGATCGGAGCCGAACTGCTGCCAGTGCTTCTCGCGGCCATCGAGATTATCGAAGGAGAGCATGTAGGTGATGTTCGGTTGGCGGGGACCGACGATGGATTCGCCGATAAAGACCGGGCGCATGCCGAGCCGCTGAAAGATGGCGATCTCGCCGCCGTTGAACATCCCGGCTTTTTTGTTGAGCGCCGTCATGGATTGAGACTGGTAGGTACGCAGCTCGAAGATGCGAGCCGGTCGGGTGTTCGAGTCGGTGGGAAGCACAGCTTCGGGGAGAATGGCGAGGCTGTGGAGGAGGCTGCTTTCGATGGTGACAAAGGGCATTCCCGCGCCAGAACTGAGTTTTTGCGAAGCCTTTTCGTGGGC from Edaphobacter paludis includes:
- a CDS encoding NIPSNAP family protein, translating into MDRRQMITGAAAMSALVSSKAQAAQPNRESTRSFLELKTWYLHNSEESQASRVSEYLETGLFPALSRAGAKPVAAFSNLIGPNGPYIVTIVQYPSLSAMETTLAKVAEDEAHEKASQKLSSGAGMPFVTIESSLLHSLAILPEAVLPTDSNTRPARIFELRTYQSQSMTALNKKAGMFNGGEIAIFQRLGMRPVFIGESIVGPRQPNITYMLSFDNLDGREKHWQQFGSDPAWKTLSANPELKDSEIVANISNVILRPLAFSPLR
- a CDS encoding glycoside hydrolase family 27 protein is translated as MLKCAWQGVGVVMLAALMQPMGVTQQKPLAPTPPMGWNSWDSYGLAVTEAQFRANVDALTKRLKSAGYQYAVVDEGWYLANPEDASKPETLQYRIDANGRYEPALNRFATAKGDAGFKPVADYVHAQGLKFGIHIIRGITKKAAAANLSIAGSAFHAVDAADTTDKCPWNPDNFGVKDNAAGQAWYDSLMKQYAGWGVDYIKVDCIASHPYKGDEIRMIHRAIAKTGRPIVLSLSPGPAPLAEAAELGENAQLWRISNDVWDHWEKNKEWSQNVKDQFAVIAGWAKYVKPGNWPDADMLPLGKLSPVPGDGKPRATRLTQDEQRTMVTLWSIARSPLFFGGNLTELDDWTAALVTNPTVVAMDQHGEHQRLAGQDGQVIAWTTKVGGNEYLALFNVGDSAATVKSAFAKYGLAGGKYSAKDVWGKKDLGSVAEVSATVAPHGVLLLELRR